In Panicum virgatum strain AP13 chromosome 5K, P.virgatum_v5, whole genome shotgun sequence, the genomic window AAACAACCTATGCAGGCCCAGCCTTTCACTCCAATCGAGATGCAAGATGCAGCTCCCCGACTACAAATCAGAGCTGATGGTCGCGAATGGCTGACGGCGGCCGGACGCGGTGAGCTCTGGCGTGTGCGGACATGCAAGTAGGAGGCGACTGCGGGCGGCAGCAACGGCTGTCTAGTGGAGGACGCCTGGaggttgaaggagaagctgactcgtgggacccacatgtcagcgagTGGAGATAGGGATGCGGCAGGAGTGTTTTGGTCCATACGGAAGATTTATATGTGTACATCGACCTGACAGTGGGCCTATGCGTCCAAACAGCATATAAAATGGCAAGAATCATGTAGATGAAGAATTGTAATGACAAATTTTAAAATAGGTGAATTATAATAGTAGATCTCAGAACTTCGAAAATTGCAGTGGTATGCATCCGATTAACTTTTTTTTAATAAGGAGAAACCGGACTCCACTATCACATTGTGATAGCTTGTGGCCATAcaactaggggtggtaatgggctatGACTATCGTGACTTCTTCACAGGCTAATATaatctttagatttttttagcttaaaaatatataaaattagagtccGGTTTTTTTAGAATCTGATCTTTAaattttctaattcaaaattAAGAGCCATTTACCATCCCTACATACAACAGAGAACAGACACAGGTTAGCAAACCAAATGATCCCACCAGTAGGAGCCTCATGGCGCCTTGAGAAACGAATCGAAGGAGCCTCACCTGCGTCCTGGAGGTACGCGCGCGAGTAATGGAGAGGCTTGGACTGGCGGCTCTTCGTCTGCGGCAAGGAGATGAAGAAGCAGACCAGTAGGCTTGCAGGCGGGGCGGGCAACGCTACTGCCACCCCAAGGTACATCCTTGGACGTCTCAGGTAGGCGTTTCGGAAACAGAAGAGACGATCGAAACTAGTTGGGCTCCACGGTTGAGATTTGAGAAAGACGAAACGGTCCGGGCTCAAAACGAGACTTCATCGATGGCGTGCAGGGGAACCAAACCAACCTCGTTTCATTGTCAGTttagattaaaaaaaaagaaagtttttttaaaaaaatgttacATCAAATATTTAGACATATaaatagagtattaaatatgaataaaataaaaaattaattgtacAGTTCGCGTATAAATTgtaagacgaatcttttgaagcTAATTGCGTTTTGATTTGACaatgtgatgctacagtaaatatttgctaatgacggattaattagacttaataaattcgtctcccAGTTTATAGACAGaatctgtaatttattttgttattaATCTGTGTTTAATAATTTAAATGTGTGTCCATAtgcttcaaaaattttacgtGTAACACTTACTCACTGTCTTACTTCAGCTCGTTCTGATTTCACTGAAACCTAACAGTTTAGAGTTTCAGATCACGAGGGCCGGAGCGAGGACTAACTAGTTGCAGCCGTCTCTATCCTCAAGGACAGAGGAGTGCGAGGTCTACAATTTTTCACCACGCTGACGAATTTCAAGAGTGAGTTTGCTCTGATTATTCTTTGGAGCAAAAACTAAGCACAAAGAAGCAATGTCTTTATGGCTACAAGTTTTGttgtaatctttttttttcttcaatctTCTTTTTGAGACCCTATTTTGCTTTATCTTTTAATATATAACCacgtttaaaaaaaaattgctgcATGTGGCGCCTTCGTTGACAGACCTAAGGATGTTATGAAGATGATGATCTCATAAACTCCACAAATTCTTGAGAATCTTCTGAACACGGCTGAACTGGCTCATTCTCATTCGGTGATTTACCAGAAAATCTTCCTCACTGAACTGGTTATTTCACTGAATCCCAACAGTTCAGAGTTTGAGATCACGAGGGACAGAGCGACGACTAGGCCATGGCTGATgctcccttccccttcccgAGTTCCCATGCGGgcttccgccgccgcaccccgctCCTACTCGTCTCTCACCATGAATTTCAAACTGGGCAGCCACCACGGCACTGCACccgccgacgacgaggagggaACGAATCGTGTGCGTTGCGGTGGATGGGAGGATCACTATCAGGGATATGGGGACTAGATCGGAGTGCGGCTTCGCGGTCAGACCCATCTTGACTCTCTCTCCCCTTCGTTGGCTTCCCCTCGCTTGCTCGTGCGACCGGCGCGGTAGGCGGAGGCGTTCCTCttctgcggcggcgacggcggaggtaATACGATGTTATTGCAGCGCAATGTTTCGAGTTCCGAAATCAATTTTCTCTTAAATTTTCTCCATCTCAATGCTCAACCATGATTTATCTGCTTCAATCACTTTCTCCTTGAGCCAATAGATCTGCTGTTCCCCACCACACAACCTCACAGATGTAATTGCTGAAATCGATATCATGGCATCATACTAAGATTCTTTTCCTTCGTTGACACTAAAATAGTACAGACTGATCATTCGATTTATGAACTGGGATCAAATGACCAGCTACTCACACTTCttacttgataaataaaaaataatcctAAGCTGTGCACATGGTCTGAAAAGTTTTCTAAAGAGGTGATACAATTGGCTCATTAAGttctcttttctgatttgacTAAAATATAATTGGACAAAAAAACTCTTGCAGAAGATGACTCAAATACCAAATCAACAAATTTTAGTAGTCAATTTCTCGATAACTTTCAGATCATGTTACAGATCAACCTTTCACAGTATGCACATTGATAGCAGTAGAATGCTTTACAACTAAGCATAATTTATTTCATAGAAATTTGAACTTAACTGAACTTAACATCAGAAAACCAATGCCTTGCTTGGTGCTGCTTGTCTCTTATTCGCCTCAGCACATCTCAGAAGATGGCCCTCCCTGCCTTGAGGCTTGAAGGTGTCGCCCCATCTTAGTAGCAAGGGTAGACGGCGATGCAGCGCCTGCGTCGGGGAGGTGTGCACAtcatcagcagcagcaaggcGAGGACGATAGTGACAAGCAGCCCCAGCAGGTTGAACGCCGgctcatcttcttcttggctGCAACACAGCTTGCCCATGTTAGCTGTTAGAGGGTGAGGAGGAGATGAGTCTTGGTAGAATGAGGATGAAGGAGGGTGGGACTTGGCTAAAGGCTTCTTCCTTGACTTGTGGAATTTCTTTAAGGCAACGACTGGGGATACAGGTCAGTCTTTCTATTATATGGTATGTTTGATATGAATCTTCTTTGCTTTCAGGCTTTGTTTTGTGGCTGTGGGTTGGTCTTAGTTGTTGAGGCATCACTGTCCACTTTTCTATgttgcattttcttttttcttttttggtccTTTTGGTTGCAGATGAGACGACTCACTCAACCAATCAATTCCACACCAATAGTACCACTAccacccgactaggatatagtTTGTTACAGCCACATCAGTAGGCATGTTATATGGCATCAACTTCCTGGTTTTCCTTTCAGTATATCCTGGTCAAATTCATAATCGTCTGATCTGTACTGTCACTATCAAGTATTAATTTGGTTATATTGACACTGAAATCCATGTTAGTAGCATGTGCTGATACTGGTGGAACCAGGTTGTATTCAATAATttgatcttcttttttttcagtATATAGCTATGCAGTTGTGGCCTGTGGGTATGTTTTTTTCCTCAAATTTTGCTTCATTCACAGGACGCAGTCAGATCTATCTATAGCAGTTAAATTGCGGGTCGTCAACATCAACTTGAATTCTGGTGCGCACATCATTGGTACTTTAATTAAGAGACACTTGCTAAAACACTTGCTAAAGTTGTTTTCATTGTATCATACCAGTATTACTAACTGCAATTAGGTTGATAATGACTTCTAAAAATGGCTACCCAACTCTTGATTCCTCATTTTCCAAGTACCGTTTGCATTTAAATATTTCAAATAAAGACAAGACAACCTGTACTAGAAAAGAATATGATGACTTAATGTACTGTTCTGTGCCCTCATTTGCTAATGCAACCAACTCATCGACAACCATTTAACAACTAAATTGAAAATCATAGTTGGTGTAACTGCTACTAAAATGGTACTGTTAGACAAATATATTAACCCTGTATTAAAGAGAATGACAGTCACGCTACCAGGTCTGTAAGCATGTAGCAGTAAGAGGTAAGAACACATATGCATGCACAATTCTGGTGACTATGAAAGGAACATAGCACATTGAACATTCAATGACGCATACATGTCATCTGCCATGGTACATCATTTTTCAGTTCAAAGTCGATGCACTTGGAGAAGGAGCCTTTTCATCATCGTTCTCCTTCTCTGGAACAGCCAAGTCCTCTGCCTTTTCCTCAGTGGTTATGGTTATGGTCTCGTTGGAATCAATGGGTTGCTTCCCATCTGATTCCCCTGCACATGGGACGAATGGAAGTTTTGTGTCAGCACATGATGATGCACCAGAGCAGAACTATAGACATGTTTCCATGTAGGGAATGATGGTGTCAAGAATCAAAATGATTAGAAATTAAGGTTAGCAGCAGATGCATGATTAATTAGGCCCTGATTACTTATCATGACCAATATAGAAGAAAAGTGTGGTTGGCATATTGCACACTTAACAATCAAGAAAATTCAACCTACCATCCTCGTCTCTCGAAACCGCACTAGAACTTTCCTCCTGGGGCACTTTGGAGACACTCTCCTCATCTTGCTCAACCTTGATCTCCCCAACAGTGTCCAACTTCCCCTCCTCCACTTTCAGTGCCTTGACAACTTCGGTTACCACCTGCTCAACAACAGTAGGGTCTGGGAGCTCTACCTCATTTTTTACCACCTCATTATCTTCAGGAGGTTTGGATTGCTCTGTCGCCCCCTCTTCCTTCCCTTCTGTTGTGCCATCAACTTCGGTCATGGACTCCTTGTCCTCAAAAACAGTAGGCTCTGGGAGCTCCGCCTCATTTTTCACCTCCCCGTTGTCCTCAGAAGGCTCAAGTTGCTCTGCCACCTCCTCAACCGGGGCAACTGTTAAGGTGACAATGTCATTGTCCTTGGTCGTTGAGGCCTCTGCCAAGGTAACACCATCATCGTCCTTAGTCGCGGGGGCAGCTGTGAAGGTAACACTGTGACTATCCTTGGTCACAGGGGCTACTGGTTTTGCTACGGTGACACTGCCACCCTCCTCGCTCACCATGGCAAGCATGTCGCTGTCCTTGGTCACGGGGGCAGCTGCGAAGGAAACACTGTCATCATCCTTGGTCACGGGAGCAACTGGTACTGCAAAGGTGATACTTCCATCCTCCTCGGTTACCATGGTAACCATGTTCCTGCCCTTGGTTGCCGCGGGTGATGGAAAGGTAACACTTTCATCGTCCTTGTCATCATCCTTGGTGATGGCGTCATCTGGCACTCTGAAGGTGACACTGCCATCCTCCTCTGTCAGCGTCGCAACTGGGAAGGTGACGCTGAAATCATCCTTGTTCTCCACGACATCATCCTGGGTCGATGCAACATCCTCAGTCAGTGCAGCATCATCATTCTCTTCGGATGACATCTCTTTGTTTTCAccctcatttttcttgtccttgaCGGCTCCCTCTGTCGATATCTCGACTACATCGTCATTCTTGAtatcttcttttttctcttcaGTGATGACATTCTCGGTTGATGCCACATCGGCCTTCTGATTGGCCACCATTTTGTCCTTGAGAACCTCATCTTTCTTGTCCTGTTCCTTATCCTTGGTGGCCTTCTCGGTCGATGCTTCTTTGCCCTTCTCAATTGTGATCGCTTCTTTAGCATCCTTGATAATTGCTTCATCCTTCTTGATCTCAACCTCTTTCTTCTCCGGGATGGCGTTCGCTGTTGCTATCGCattggcctccttcacagtgAATGCTTCTCTGTTGTCCCTGACGACCTGATCAGGCTTGCTGTTGATCCCCTCCTGTTTCTTCTCCTCAATGGCCTTCTGTGTTGATGTAGTTGCCTTGTTCTTCGCATCAGCGACCACCTCGTCATTGGCTTTCGCAACCACGGCAGAGCCATTATCAGATGGCGGAGGCACACGGGACGGctgggtggcgtcggcgacgacgCTGGATTTCCTCCGGAAGCGATTGCACCTGCCGCTGCCGGAATTGCCTTTGACCACAGCTTCTTTGGAGCCACCGCAGCCCATGGTGACTCAAAGGAGATGGAGAGGAGAGAACGTCGGAGATGCAAACGcaatgagaggaagaagaattaATATGGGGTCTAGGATTTGAGGCAAGGAGAAGTCGCGGGAGATTAGGGTGTTATATGCCACGTGCATGCATGAATGGACAAGCTCGTGGGGAAATGCATGTATGCATGCATTTGACAAATTTAGGGAAACCATAAACAAGCAatagttttttttccttcataAAAAACAGAGGTTTCTGTGTTTTTGTTGAAGTTATCATAAGTGTGCTATTTGTCTAATTCAAGCTCATCATTGCTGTAAAATTTGCTTCGCTTagagaactttttttttttgacaaactTTGTGCCTGCAGGCTGTCTTACCTCATCGGGGCTCGGCTGGCCTCTAGGTGGTTGTCCTTGCTGACCCAAGAGGGAACTATTCAGGAGCCATTATCCCCCCATCCCCCAATATGCTGACTAGGATACAAATGTTGATTTGGTGGACGACAAATACCATGCACCAGGAAGTAAAGTTGTTACAAATGATAGGAATGAACATCTTCTGTGCCGTGTGAGCCAGGAAGCTCTCACTCTGATGGCTCTTGACATGAGCCTCTTGTGCTTGTGCAACTTCTACGTTCTCCGCTGCCTGCTCCAGGACTGCTGCCCACCGTTCCTGGCCGGGCCCTCCATGTGAAATACCCCTGCCCGTCCTCTGCGGTGCATAGCTGTCGGTATCCCAGAACTGGGgtacccctcttgctgtgtctaggcaagggccttgtggttatccttgactacgttcaaacagccggacccttgcggtccggagccctgttcacccgacaacggtcccggacccgtcccccggctgggaaaggtctgggagcaccacgtgttccggaaaaagcaggcgctcagcccgaacagtCGGGGGttccggacctcccgtggaggtccggacccccgcggagtcccggacccctgtatagtaaccagacccctcactaagggaagggattgacaccccgcctcggggaggtccggagctgccacgtgtctgcaagcacagacacgtatgtaaggccgcttggtctccatactaaggttcacctaccactgcattcattgcggtaggtgaacatccgcattgatatagcagaagccgaggcgattctttgaccagggaacactattgatcgcgtattaccaagacgtgtGGTGGAGCCGCTggtgccgcccacgccgcgcctgtcagtctgccatgacagatggacacgacggctcggcttcacccattatgacgcctacataatagcctcaacaggccacgccgcaagctacgtttccccaacgggcaccttactgacgggacaagagaagacctccctgagtcagaggggcagcagggcatggaagcatatcggagaaaagattcacaactactgtagccatttaaatactctgcgcagtatactACACAGTCACGCTGGGCCCGCTTGTCGGAGCCTCAACGaccaatgtatccgcacccttgatctataaaagggggggcgcccgctagaagaaggctcaGGCTGGAAAaaggccaaggcccggcagaggatatgTTCATatacaaccaagaacaatacttctcccagtggatgtagggtattacgctccggcggcccgaaccactctagatcgtgagtTCATGTGTGCTTGCCTCCGTGCTAGATTAGCCTaaccgcctagtacttccccgagtcctccctcaccgggaataggcgggtgcgctccgccacccggctgtgggtaccctaaaaatccCACGACAATAGCCTATCTGAATGAATAGATTTCTGTTCCCAGTTCGCTATCCGTGTCCTCTCTGTGCAACTACTGATCAATAAACGATTTCTGTTCCCAGTTCGCTATCCGTGTCCTCTCTGTGCAACTACTGATCAATAAACACAAACACATATGAAAACCTGATTAAGTCTGATTGTCGTATTTATATCTTGACACGATCCCTGAGTTAGCAACTCGTGAATTTTGGGAACATCATCTTGCGACTCCAATGCATGTCGGGTCAAAGATAACCTGATCCACCGTGTCACGAACCAAATGGTAAATAACACGAGATTGTAATCGTTCGGGAGAACCGAATCCAGCAAActgtaaaaagaaaaaaaaactagggcAAATGGAATAAACCCTGGTTAGTCTACGAGGCAGCGGCAGCGCAGAAGGCATCTTTTGGGTGGATTCTATACAACGCAAAAAGAACTGTTCTATACATACAGGCAACTGGCAGTTTAGTTTTCCACCGCTGTTATATCCAAAACCATCTGCACTAATAATGCTAACAAATGCTCCTCTCCAAGATTTTGGAGTGCGACTGCCCTTCAACTCTCTTGCCACATCGAGCATCCCAGCTGCTGAACACGGAACTCATAATCGCAGCAGGTAACCGAGTGAAGTACCAAGAAGCGCCACGTACACCACAAACAGCAAGGGAAAGCCCACTTGACTCCTAGGAGCACCCTTCTTTCTTAGAAATACCTGGCCAAGACAGGCATGATATTAGAAATAATATAAGTTGGATAACTAAAGCCAACTGGAAAAAAAAACGATCATAGGAAAGGAGCAATTTCATCTGACGTACATGGGTCCATGTTGTCTACCtcagaaaaaaattacatatatCAGCAATCAAAACCGATAGGAAAAAGAAATTTCACGAAAAAACATCAAATTCCACAGTGGGCAGTTAATGCCAACTATTCTGCTTTGTCATGTGCCATGGCTAATTTTCAGATAGAGGTAAATATCTCAGGTGACTATCCATCAACCATGAGGATCTAAAGACATATTGGGAAATAACTGCAATATTGGTTGTCAGATGATATCTGGGGACCACTAAGCATATGAACTCCTGGATGGATAGCTCCTGCGGCGGATAAATGCCTCGACCGGGAAACATGGCATGAAGAATCTACCTGAACCAGTTAATGGCTTGATGCATTGATGTGCCGATCTGACAACGAAAATGCAGCCCCTCATTCATTGTGACTATAATGTGCTGTACCTAGAATTTCAGGCCAAacagcaacaggagggggagggagtTGTTGCTGAAAGGCATTTTAGATTTTTCAGGTTTCTTCTTTATGAGTAAGGTGCAAACCATGTGTTTGAATGCCCTTTCTTTTAAGCTATAGTATATACAGGTCTTCTATATTTTTCAGACATCTATATATTGGTGAAGTTCAAGACATACCATTTCTTGCTGTAACTTATCCCGCTCCTGGGTGGTACTTCTGCTCTCTTCTCTTAGCCTTATTATCATCCTTTCAGCCTACAAAACAGAAACATAATAGAGTATCTTGAGAGTTCAATTATAATATTATCCTGATACTTGTTCAGGTGATCCAAAATATCCCATGGTGTTCAGCTTACCTCTTCCAATTTTGATTCAAGATTGTTGAGCTTTGACTTCAGATTCTGAACATCTTCAGTTACCTGGTACATATGCATAAGCAGAAAGTCAACAAATCGGTTGGACAACAAGAATAAGGAACCTTTTGTCCCGCAGGTAAGGTAGGCTAAAGATGAAGCCAATGAGAGCCAGACACAATAGGTTCATATTATGTTGACTTGAAGGCTGTGAAAGAAATAAATAAGGACTGTGTTATGGAAGGTGCATACTCACACACTTGTCTAATTCAGTTTTCTCTAGCCAATATGAGGGCCACAATTCAAAACTAAATCCCATTTTTAATTAGGTCTTCACCATCTTATTTCATAATTATGAAATTTTAAACTGTTTGGGGGGTGGGGAGCCAGTAGTAAGAGTTCTCCTTGGGGCTTATGTGACTGTGGTGGCTAGAAGTTGGCTTGTAACTAGCACTACATTGTATCAAAAACATGTTTGACAGACGTACTGATTTTTATCTTATATTAAGCTAAACTTAGGAAAGTAGGCATACAGTGCACTAGGTAATGGAAACTTACATGAGATAATTGATGGTTCTGCACATTGAAAAGTCCTCGATCACTTAGCATAACAGCTTCTTTAGGAGTTTTCTCCAGTGGAGGAGATTCCTTAAAAACTGCAGTGCTTTGTTTCAAAGGAGGGGATTCAATCGTAATAGCAGAGGCATGTTCAATTGTAACAGTAGAGGCATGTTCAATTGCAATAGCAGATGAATCTTTTTTATTGGAAGGAGATTCTGTCAATGCAGCTGGCACTTCATTTATTGGCACAGGAATTTCCCTCAAGCCTGGAGTCTCTTTGACAGGTGAAGGTATTTCAGTTGCAATTGCTGGAGTTTGTTCCAGAGGGGGACGAACTTCTTTTGCAACAACTGGCACTTCGTCCTCTATATTTGGCATCTCTTTCAGCACAGGAACTTCAGCAGCTGGCTCAGTGTCATGAACTCCATTGATGGGTTCCTCTTCAAGAGAATGGGATGCACTAACAAGGACAACTCTCAATTTACTTTCCTCGATGTACCTGCCAGTTTCTTTGGAGAACTGACAAGAAAAGTAATAGTGAGATTTACAATTGGAGCATGACATGAAAAGAACACCATGCGATTATGGGTTATAGCTATATGCTTACAAAGGCAGGAACAAGGTCCTCATCAGATGTACCATAAGGAACAACTGTGGTCTGCACCAAAAACTTGTCTTTTAATTGCATGTCTGGTGGAGCAGTTCGGAGTGCTTGCATGGTAACTACATTTAAGTAAAAAGCAGGCGCAAATAATATAAGAGAAAATAATAATGTAGTTAACATAAGAAGAAATCTGACAAGGTAAACAAAAAAGACAGAAGTTTTATTACTTTTGCCATGTACCAATAGCAAGCGCACATGTGAATTTAATGGGCAGGGAAAGTAAAGAAGGAATCCACTTATAATGAACATCAAACAAGAGGAACAGACCGTTCAATTTAGAAATGATTTAGGATTTAGATAGTTACTACTTACTACCTCTGGTCTGAATACTTATCGGTTTAGCTTCATGCACATTGAACCAGGAGGATATCAATAATTACTGAATTGCCCTTTTTTTCTTTACTTGCTAATATTCCAAGATGGCTATCATGTATCTCCATTTTAACTTCAAACCCTCAAGTAAGCATAATGCTTAGATGTAGATTCATATGGGTACTCTCAAGATGGTTCTACTTCAATGAACCTCCCATAGAAAAACCATGATTATCAAAAAaattggcccatagatgcataCCTGTGAATTCACATGTTTTCCTAGGAAGGATAACTCCAGTATTTGGTCGAACACAGTATCTTTTTGGAGATGTTGTTTTAACCTAGCCAATTAGAGAAAATGAAAGACAAGATCAGATATCACAGTTTTCTATATGCTCAAAACACATTCAATGTGATCATCCCATTTAGCATAAAATGAGAGCAGAATACACAAAGCCTAGGCAGCAAAACATCTAGTTATAGCTCTAGCATAATCAGAAACTAACTAGATGATTAGAGATTGGCATTTCTTCCCAAGATGCTTCATGATCATCACAAATACCCACTCAACATTATAGTAAATAGTGGAGAAATTTTGCTTAAGAACAGAATATTAGAAGTTCGGACATTACAGTGTCAACCCATTAGTACAATTGGAGAAAGACTTTGAGAAGAAAATAGGAAATAATTGAGATGTATTGCTGACAAACCTTGAAAGCAACATATTCATTGGACTTGTTGACTAGATGGACAGTACATGAACTTTGTTTCTTCACCTCAACTGAAAACCAAGCAGGAAAATGGGGGTCAGATTTTAAAACTGAAGAAGAATGCATACAGAATTCGATGTTTGAAATGAAATGACACTTTTAAAAAACACTATCAGAACAAAGATGTATGAATGTATAACTGTATAAAGAATAAGAATGCTGATGGTACCTATAATAAGATCGACAAGAATAAGAATGCTGATGTTAGCTCTAATAAGATCGACAAGAATAAGAATGCAGATGTTAGCTCTAATAAGATCGACCAGCTGATCTATTTTAAGATTTCAACATGGGTAAGGTATCTGTGAGAGACAtttggttcatcctgtgaaaaTCAGAGTCTCCATTTGATAAAGCACATATTCGACAAGTGCATTGCCCATGTTCTTCATACAGAAACCAGAGAAAAAATAGTGACGTGGAAAACTCATAGACCTTCTAAAAAGATCAGTAACATAACATTTCACTACGGGTCCCACAATTATTACTCTTAGCATATTCATTGTGTCTTTTTTTTCCACGAGAACACTCGTAGGACCATTTTCACTTCATTGTGTAACATTTTTGAGACAAAATCAGTTACAGCTATGATTGTACTCAATCCAGGTCCAGCCCAATAGCACTGCAACACAATTGCAGTTTATGGCTGCCAATTAATTTACCATGTTCACAAACCTTAACACCTTTTCCTCTCATCAAGTTCC contains:
- the LOC120709198 gene encoding vesicle-associated protein 1-2-like yields the protein MGQDLVEIHPRELQFTFEVKKQSSCTVHLVNKSNEYVAFKVKTTSPKRYCVRPNTGVILPRKTCEFTVTMQALRTAPPDMQLKDKFLVQTTVVPYGTSDEDLVPAFFSKETGRYIEESKLRVVLVSASHSLEEEPINGVHDTEPAAEVPVLKEMPNIEDEVPVVAKEVRPPLEQTPAIATEIPSPVKETPGLREIPVPINEVPAALTESPSNKKDSSAIAIEHASTVTIEHASAITIESPPLKQSTAVFKESPPLEKTPKEAVMLSDRGLFNVQNHQLSHVTEDVQNLKSKLNNLESKLEEAERMIIRLREESRSTTQERDKLQQEMVFLRKKGAPRSQVGFPLLFVVYVALLGTSLGYLLRL
- the LOC120709196 gene encoding myb-like protein X, translated to MGCGGSKEAVVKGNSGSGRCNRFRRKSSVVADATQPSRVPPPSDNGSAVVAKANDEVVADAKNKATTSTQKAIEEKKQEGINSKPDQVVRDNREAFTVKEANAIATANAIPEKKEVEIKKDEAIIKDAKEAITIEKGKEASTEKATKDKEQDKKDEVLKDKMVANQKADVASTENVITEEKKEDIKNDDVVEISTEGAVKDKKNEGENKEMSSEENDDAALTEDVASTQDDVVENKDDFSVTFPVATLTEEDGSVTFRVPDDAITKDDDKDDESVTFPSPAATKGRNMVTMVTEEDGSITFAVPVAPVTKDDDSVSFAAAPVTKDSDMLAMVSEEGGSVTVAKPVAPVTKDSHSVTFTAAPATKDDDGVTLAEASTTKDNDIVTLTVAPVEEVAEQLEPSEDNGEVKNEAELPEPTVFEDKESMTEVDGTTEGKEEGATEQSKPPEDNEVVKNEVELPDPTVVEQVVTEVVKALKVEEGKLDTVGEIKVEQDEESVSKVPQEESSSAVSRDEDELPFVPCAGESDGKQPIDSNETITITTEEKAEDLAVPEKENDDEKAPSPSASTLN